The Dermacentor albipictus isolate Rhodes 1998 colony chromosome 2, USDA_Dalb.pri_finalv2, whole genome shotgun sequence genome has a segment encoding these proteins:
- the LOC135910662 gene encoding zinc finger protein 850-like: MPFHCHLCTRSFTVKSTLKEHLCIHTGEKPFQCPPCPRSFSRKSTLMKHLHTHTGKKPFQCPSCPQRFPRKSHLNHHLHTHTGEKPFQCPSCPQSFSRKSHLNQHLHTHTGEKPFQCPSCPQSFSRKSTLNHHLHTHTGEKPFQCPSCPQSFSRKSSLNQHLHTHTGKKPFQCPSCPQRFSRKSHLNQHLHTHTGEKPFQCPSCPQSFSRKSYLNQHLHTHTGERPFQCPLCPQSFSQECTLNQHLRTHTGEKPFQCPSCSQSFSQKSTLNQHLHTHTGEKPFQCPSCPQSFSQKSTLNQHLHTHTGEKPFQCPSCPKSFSRKSYLNQHLRTHTGERPFQCPACPQSFSVKSNLNQHLRTHTGERPFQCPACPQSFSLKSTLNQHLHTHTGEKPFRCPSCPQRFSQKSHVNQHLHTHTGEKPFQCPSCPQSFSRKSTLNQHLHTHTGEKPFQCPSCPQSFSQKSTLIKHLNTHTGEKPFQCPSCPQSFSQNSTLNQHLHTHTGEKPFQCPSCPKSFSRKSLLNQHLRTHTGERPFQCPACPQSFSVKSTLNQHLHTHTGEKPFRCPTCPQRFSHKGNLNQHLRTHTGKKQFQCPSCPQSFSRKSHLNQHLHTHTGEKPFQCPSCPQSFSRKSTLNQHLHTHTGEKPFYCPSCPQTFSQKSHLNLHLCSHRGKKPFQCPLCPQSFSQKSTWKVHLHFH; this comes from the coding sequence ATGCCATTTCATTGCCATTTATGCACTAGGAGCTTCACGGTGAAGTCTACATTGAAGGAACACCTGTGCATTCACACaggagagaagccatttcagtgccctccgtgccctcggagcttctcaaGAAAGAGTACTCTGATGAAACACCTGCACACCCATACAGgcaagaagccatttcaatgcccttcatgccctcagaggtTCCCACGAAAGAGTCATCTGAACCaccacctgcacacccacacaggagagaagccatttcaatgcccttcatgccctcagagcttctcacgaaagagtcatctgaaccagcacctgcacacccacacaggagagaagccatttcaatgcccttcatgccctcagagcttctcacgaaagagtactctgaaccaccacctgcacacccacacaggggagaagccatttcaatgcccttcatgccctcagagcttctcacgaaagagttCTCTGAACCAACACCTGCATACCCATACAGgcaagaagccatttcaatgcccttcatgccctcagaggtTCTCACGAAAGAGTCATCTGAACCagcacctgcacacccacacaggagagaagccatttcaatgcccttcatgccctcagagcttctcacgaaagagttatctgaaccagcacctgcatacccacacaggcgagaggccatttcagtgccctttgtgccctcaaagcttctcacaaGAGTGTACTCTGAAccagcacctgcgcacccacacaggtgagaagccatttcaatgcccttcatgctctcagagcttctcacaaaagagtactctgaaccaacacctgcacacccatacaggtgagaagccatttcaatgcccttcatgccctcagagcttctcacaaaagagtactctgaaccaacacctgcacacccacacaggggagaagccatttcaatgcccttcgtgTCCtaagagcttctcacgaaagagttatctgaaccagcacctgcgcacccacacaggcgagaggccatttcagtgccctgcatgccctcaaagcttctcagtAAAGAGTAATCTGAAccagcacctgcgcacccacacaggcgagaggccatttcagtgccctgcgtgccctcagagcttctcactaaAGAGTACGCTGAACcaacacctgcacacccacacaggcgagaagccatttcgatgcccttcatgccctcagagatTTTCACAAAAGAGTCATGTGAACCagcacctgcacacccacacaggagagaagccatttcaatgcccttcgtgccctcagagcttctcacgaaagagtactctgaaccagcacctgcacacccacacaggagagaagccatttcaatgcccttcgtgccctcagagcttctcacaaaagagtACTCTGATCAAACACCTGAACACCcatacaggcgagaagccatttcaatgcccttcgtgccctcagagcttctcacaaaacagtactctgaaccaacacctgcacacccatacaggcgagaagccatttcaatgcccttcatgccccaagagcttctcacgaaagagtcttctgaaccagcacctgcgcacccacacaggcgagaggccatttcagtgccctgcgtgccctcaaagcttctcagtaaagagtactctgaaccaacacctgcacacccacacaggcgagaagccatttcgaTGCCCTACGTGCCCTCAGAGATTTTCACATAAGGGTAATCTGAAccagcacctgcgcacccacacaggcaaAAAGCaatttcagtgcccttcgtgccctcagagcttctcacgaaagagtcatctgaaccagcacctgcacacccacacaggagagaagccatttcaatgcccttcatgccctcagagcttctcacgaaagagtactctgaaccaacacctgcacacccatacaggcgagaagccattttattgcccttcgtgccctcagaCATTTTCACAGAAGAGTCATCTGAACCTGCACCTGTGCTCCCACAGAGgcaagaagccatttcaatgccctttatgccctcaaagcttctcacaaaagtCGACATGGAAGGTCCACTTGCACTTCCACTAA